The nucleotide sequence CCGGGCTGCGCATCAGCGCCCCCAGCAGGGCGCCGATCGGCAGCGTGGCGAACAGCCCCAGGACGGCGACCCACACGAAACGCAGCCAGCCCCCTGCACTCGTCGGGGTCACGCCGTCCACCAACACCGAGGCCGCCACCAGCAGGGCCGCCACCGGGATCAGGGACGTGCCGGTGAAGATCAGGACGTTGGCCATCAGGTGAGCCTGCATGCCGTGTGGAATCGCCTTGGCACGCAACAGGGTTCCGTCGTCGCGCTCGGTCATCAACTGGCCGGCGACCCCCATCACGCCGCTGCTGATCAGGTTCATGGCGAGCAGTCCGGGGATGCCGAGTTGCGCCAGGCTGACCTGGCTGCCCATCACCTCCTGGTCGCGCAGGAAGAACAGCACGATCAAGCCGATCGCCGGGAACATCACCCAGCCCAGCGCCGTCCACGAGGTGAGCTGAACCCTCAGCTCGATGCGGGCCTGGCGCAGCGCGCTGCGTGCGATCGACGTGGTGAGGCCGTTGCTGCTCATCGAACCTCCCCGGACACGGTG is from Kineosporiaceae bacterium and encodes:
- a CDS encoding ABC transporter permease, whose translation is MSSNGLTTSIARSALRQARIELRVQLTSWTALGWVMFPAIGLIVLFFLRDQEVMGSQVSLAQLGIPGLLAMNLISSGVMGVAGQLMTERDDGTLLRAKAIPHGMQAHLMANVLIFTGTSLIPVAALLVAASVLVDGVTPTSAGGWLRFVWVAVLGLFATLPIGALLGALMRSPVVLGISSLFLYGAMAISGIFYPLSALPGWLQWVGQCLPTYWLGIGLRSALLPPEAVALELGQSWRLWPMVVILGAWALVGLMFAPGALRRMARRQSGSQVAAARDRIMSRGY